Proteins encoded by one window of Pseudomonas sp. PSKL.D1:
- a CDS encoding TonB-dependent siderophore receptor, whose product MPNASLTACPSHANDFRPVLNSVLLGKAIRAALFGTTLGLSTVSVVVHAAETVQISQQYNIAAGSLSDVLYQFARQAGITLSSTPDLTDNLSSQGLQGRYSTEQALRHLLNGTGLEAASQDGRSFVLHTNTDGAALSLPDTDVRSFSLGNALGSMEGYNATHSQVATKTSMPLVETSQSVSVVTRQQMDDQGSQTVAQAMRYTPGVLTNPYGATHRYDYVAMRGFNDGSVDNIYVDGLKSMGDNGTYSTMQVDPYFLERIDIVKGPSSVLYGRSSPGGLVALTTKKPLFEAYHQVQATVGTQGQRGMGFDFSGPLDADKRIAYRLTGLADASDTQFDHNKEERYAIAPAISIDFTEDTSLTLQANLQHDPNGGYHGGNPADGMLHKRNGQRLSDHFFEGEPDIDNYERTQQSFSYQFEHRFNDVFTARQNFRYQDSDVSMDQVYSAGWADANTNILNRAYTGGDERLHSYIIDNMLQAEFFTGAAKHTLLLGTDYQRRKADVAWRYGTVEPLDAANPQYGNGNLQVLGENRYQRRLQQTGVYLQDLVELDQWRFSLGLRQDWVKVSEENRDSDSKASDDRSKFTTRAGVLYLFENGIAPYVSYSESFNPNTVSDQDGRPLAPTEGTQWEAGIKYQPPGSDNLFTASVFRIEQENLASKQPDEDFYRPVGEVRSQGLELEAHVQLTENLKLLGGYTFTDIEYSKSMPSLVSGELDNKGNSPTQAPKQMFSLWADYNFRQGPLDGLRLGGGVRYVGYSWVDAENSMKVPSYTLFDASIGYDMGKLGMKGVDLRLNANNVTNETYIASCASLNYCYMGEERNVSATVSYQF is encoded by the coding sequence ATGCCCAATGCCTCATTAACTGCATGTCCCTCCCATGCGAATGATTTTCGACCTGTCTTGAATTCCGTGCTTCTTGGCAAAGCGATCCGCGCTGCGCTGTTCGGGACGACGCTAGGCTTATCTACTGTTTCAGTCGTGGTTCATGCCGCTGAAACGGTGCAGATTAGCCAGCAATACAACATTGCAGCGGGCAGCTTGAGTGATGTTCTCTACCAGTTTGCCCGTCAGGCGGGCATCACTTTATCGAGCACTCCAGATCTGACTGACAACTTGAGTTCTCAGGGGCTTCAGGGGCGTTACTCGACCGAACAAGCGTTGCGTCACCTCCTCAATGGAACAGGCCTGGAAGCGGCCAGTCAGGACGGGCGTAGCTTCGTACTTCACACAAACACCGATGGTGCGGCGCTGTCGCTGCCCGATACCGATGTGCGCAGCTTTAGCCTGGGTAATGCACTGGGCAGCATGGAGGGCTACAACGCCACCCACAGCCAGGTTGCGACCAAGACAAGCATGCCCTTGGTTGAAACATCCCAGTCGGTATCCGTCGTTACCCGGCAGCAGATGGACGACCAAGGCTCACAGACTGTGGCTCAAGCCATGCGATACACACCAGGCGTGCTGACCAACCCTTACGGTGCGACCCATCGCTATGACTACGTGGCGATGCGCGGCTTCAATGATGGATCGGTGGACAACATCTATGTCGACGGGCTGAAGTCGATGGGTGACAACGGCACGTACAGCACGATGCAGGTTGACCCCTACTTCCTGGAGCGCATCGATATAGTCAAAGGCCCCTCCTCGGTACTTTATGGCCGCAGCTCTCCCGGTGGACTTGTGGCGCTGACTACCAAAAAGCCACTGTTCGAAGCTTATCATCAGGTTCAAGCCACCGTGGGTACCCAAGGGCAGCGCGGCATGGGGTTTGACTTCAGCGGCCCGCTGGACGCCGACAAGCGCATCGCCTATCGCCTGACGGGCCTGGCGGACGCTTCCGACACGCAGTTCGACCACAACAAGGAAGAACGCTACGCCATCGCACCAGCCATCAGCATCGACTTTACCGAGGACACCTCACTGACCCTGCAGGCTAACCTGCAGCACGATCCGAATGGTGGGTATCACGGAGGCAACCCGGCAGACGGCATGCTGCACAAACGCAATGGCCAGCGCCTGTCGGATCACTTCTTTGAAGGCGAACCTGACATCGACAACTATGAGCGCACCCAACAATCGTTCAGCTATCAGTTCGAGCATCGCTTCAATGATGTTTTTACGGCTCGGCAGAACTTTCGGTACCAGGATTCTGATGTGTCGATGGACCAGGTGTACTCGGCCGGATGGGCAGACGCCAATACCAATATCCTCAATCGGGCATACACAGGCGGCGACGAGCGCCTGCATTCGTACATCATCGACAATATGCTGCAGGCAGAATTCTTCACTGGCGCAGCCAAGCATACGCTGCTGCTCGGTACTGACTATCAGCGCCGCAAGGCGGATGTAGCTTGGCGCTATGGCACTGTTGAGCCACTGGATGCCGCCAACCCACAGTACGGCAATGGCAATCTGCAGGTGCTTGGCGAAAACCGCTACCAGCGCCGTTTGCAGCAAACCGGGGTCTACCTGCAGGATCTGGTCGAGCTTGACCAATGGCGCTTCTCACTGGGCTTGCGGCAGGACTGGGTCAAGGTCTCCGAAGAGAACCGTGACAGCGACAGCAAGGCCAGTGATGACCGCTCCAAGTTCACTACCCGGGCCGGGGTGCTCTACCTGTTTGAAAACGGCATTGCGCCTTATGTGAGCTATTCTGAGTCGTTTAACCCCAATACGGTGTCTGACCAGGATGGTCGCCCATTGGCGCCTACCGAGGGTACCCAGTGGGAAGCTGGTATCAAGTATCAGCCACCGGGCAGTGACAACCTCTTTACTGCATCGGTATTCCGCATTGAGCAGGAGAATCTGGCGTCCAAGCAGCCTGACGAAGACTTCTACCGGCCAGTAGGTGAAGTGCGCTCCCAGGGCCTTGAGCTTGAGGCACACGTTCAACTGACCGAAAATCTGAAGCTCTTGGGTGGCTACACGTTCACCGACATCGAATACTCCAAGTCAATGCCCAGTCTTGTTTCGGGTGAGCTCGACAACAAGGGGAATTCCCCCACTCAGGCCCCTAAACAAATGTTCTCGTTGTGGGCCGACTACAACTTCCGCCAAGGGCCTCTGGATGGCCTGCGACTGGGAGGCGGTGTGCGTTACGTGGGTTACAGCTGGGTAGATGCGGAGAACAGCATGAAAGTGCCTTCCTACACCCTATTTGACGCCTCTATTGGCTATGACATGGGCAAGCTAGGGATGAAGGGTGTGGATTTACGGCTTAACGCCAACAACGTCACCAACGAGACCTACATAGCCTCCTGTGCCAGTTTGAACTACTGCTACATGGGGGAAGAGCGCAACGTCAGTGCAACGGTGAGTTACCAGTTCTGA
- a CDS encoding FecR family protein: MRFTTATCCATKTRIEVAPSPNAVKQAIQWMLKLRESGNNITLLQQCEHWRKADREHELAWQRVVALHQDLDLRAIPGAGLALQTLETSQQRLRRRQALKLLGGVALVGSAAWLAKDMDSINTWTSDLATTTGERRTFSLPDGSILQLNTRSAVDLAFTDQQRLIYLKQGELMLSCKSGHPIRVRTRDALIEGVEGNVVVRQEADCTRVSVAQGNIALYPSADRQLLIGSYQEWRVDNMGAHRLDHVDMDASAWTEGLIVTRDMRLADFLVQVSRYRHGYLSCSDDIANLRLSGVYRLEDPEHLIQLLPQTLPVRLNRHTRWWIRLESVA; this comes from the coding sequence ATGCGCTTTACCACTGCTACCTGTTGCGCTACGAAGACGAGGATTGAAGTGGCGCCCTCCCCCAACGCTGTCAAACAGGCAATACAGTGGATGTTGAAGCTGCGTGAAAGCGGTAACAACATAACCCTGTTGCAGCAGTGTGAGCACTGGCGAAAGGCTGACCGAGAACATGAACTGGCATGGCAGCGGGTGGTAGCCCTTCACCAGGATTTGGACCTGCGTGCAATCCCTGGGGCCGGTTTGGCTCTGCAGACATTGGAAACCAGCCAACAACGGCTCCGGCGCCGGCAAGCGCTGAAACTGCTTGGCGGCGTCGCACTGGTAGGGTCGGCAGCCTGGCTGGCCAAGGACATGGACAGCATCAACACCTGGACTTCCGACCTTGCTACAACAACAGGCGAGCGCCGCACGTTTTCTCTCCCTGACGGTTCTATTCTGCAGCTCAATACACGCAGTGCGGTGGATTTGGCCTTTACCGATCAGCAACGCCTGATCTACCTCAAGCAAGGCGAACTGATGCTCAGCTGCAAATCGGGGCATCCGATAAGGGTACGAACCCGTGATGCTTTAATCGAAGGCGTAGAAGGCAATGTTGTGGTCAGGCAGGAAGCTGACTGTACGAGAGTCAGTGTGGCCCAAGGCAATATTGCCTTGTACCCCTCAGCGGATCGTCAGCTGCTGATCGGTAGCTACCAGGAATGGCGAGTGGACAACATGGGGGCCCATCGCCTTGATCATGTGGACATGGATGCAAGCGCCTGGACGGAAGGTTTGATTGTTACCCGCGACATGCGTTTGGCCGACTTCCTGGTGCAAGTAAGCCGTTATCGACATGGCTACCTCAGCTGTAGCGACGACATTGCCAACCTTCGCCTTTCCGGCGTTTACCGGCTTGAAGATCCTGAACACCTGATCCAGCTGCTGCCACAGACGCTGCCAGTGCGCCTGAACCGACATACACGCTGGTGGATTCGCTTGGAATCGGTTGCCTGA
- a CDS encoding sigma-70 family RNA polymerase sigma factor produces MAINDSVHSLYSDHHSWLHTWLRSKLGNSADAADLAQDTFVRLLQRREPVQLTTPRAFLRTVARGLVIDHWRREELHRAYLEALAHLPEAHVPSVETREVMLQLLERIAKMLDGLKPKVRRAFLLAQCDGLGHKAIAEQMGISLRSVERYIADALYHCYLLRYEDED; encoded by the coding sequence ATGGCTATAAACGATTCAGTGCACTCGCTCTACAGTGATCACCACAGCTGGCTGCACACATGGTTGCGCAGCAAATTGGGCAATTCTGCTGATGCTGCGGATTTGGCTCAAGATACCTTCGTGCGGCTGCTGCAACGGCGGGAGCCTGTGCAACTGACCACCCCGCGTGCTTTCCTGCGCACTGTTGCACGGGGGTTGGTAATTGACCATTGGCGGCGTGAAGAGCTGCACCGAGCTTACCTCGAGGCTTTGGCGCATTTGCCGGAGGCGCACGTCCCCTCGGTAGAAACCCGTGAAGTGATGCTTCAGCTGCTTGAGCGCATCGCCAAAATGCTCGATGGGCTCAAGCCCAAGGTCCGTCGCGCCTTCCTCCTGGCCCAGTGCGATGGTCTGGGCCACAAAGCAATTGCCGAGCAGATGGGCATTTCGCTGCGGTCGGTAGAGCGCTACATAGCCGATGCGCTTTACCACTGCTACCTGTTGCGCTACGAAGACGAGGATTGA
- a CDS encoding GntR family transcriptional regulator, protein MADKIKLSNVLASEQLPAHLARGAIEERLRSAILDGRLPPGTAVRQQELATLYGVSRMPVREALRQLEAQSLLKVEMHKGAVVAPLIGEDAVDTYALRVLLESEALRQSIPLLDAADIAKARGYIQQLENETVHAEIGRLNRLFHMSLYFKASNQKLLRLIEDELNEEERFLRFHLSSMGLGKLTQDDHNALVDAASDKLVDQAVAVLERHLNNAARVIRSYLDKQR, encoded by the coding sequence GTGGCCGATAAGATAAAACTGAGCAATGTGCTGGCCAGCGAGCAGCTGCCGGCCCACTTGGCCCGTGGCGCGATCGAAGAGCGCCTGCGCAGCGCCATTCTTGACGGGCGCCTGCCGCCAGGTACCGCCGTACGCCAGCAAGAGCTTGCCACCCTCTATGGTGTCAGCCGTATGCCCGTGCGTGAGGCCTTGCGCCAGCTTGAGGCACAATCACTTCTGAAAGTGGAAATGCACAAGGGGGCAGTTGTCGCCCCTTTGATTGGCGAGGACGCGGTAGATACCTATGCACTGCGCGTGCTGCTGGAAAGCGAAGCGCTGCGCCAGTCTATTCCGCTTCTCGACGCTGCAGACATTGCCAAGGCACGCGGTTATATCCAACAGCTTGAAAACGAAACCGTACATGCCGAAATCGGCCGCCTGAACCGGCTGTTTCATATGTCGCTCTACTTCAAGGCATCCAATCAGAAGCTGCTTCGCCTGATCGAAGATGAACTTAACGAAGAAGAGCGGTTCTTGCGCTTCCATCTTTCCTCGATGGGGCTTGGCAAGCTGACTCAGGATGACCACAACGCGCTTGTGGACGCCGCCAGCGACAAGTTGGTGGATCAAGCGGTCGCGGTGTTGGAACGGCACTTGAACAATGCTGCCCGGGTGATCAGGAGTTATCTGGACAAGCAGCGCTAA
- the lapG gene encoding cysteine protease LapG translates to MPLCFTLASRTIAAYNCSELVFAVAIPWMLKNIMRRVGFAVLLGSLLLGGLHADWDFSEISRKSQALYGPLGAGKARIDAWQNLMATQNQGSELQRLQAANVFFNQQLRYVEDIDLWHEVDYWATPIQALIKGAGDCEDYAIAKYFSLRRMGIPNEKLRITYVKALRQNRAHMVLTYYSSPQAQPLVLDSLMDAIKPASQRPDLLPVYAFNGEGLWLTGAAGNKKVGDTKRLSRWQDLLKKMQAEGFPAEPVY, encoded by the coding sequence GTGCCATTGTGTTTTACCTTGGCAAGCCGCACCATCGCGGCCTACAACTGCTCTGAACTGGTCTTCGCTGTGGCGATACCCTGGATGCTCAAGAACATCATGCGACGCGTCGGCTTTGCCGTGCTGCTGGGTAGCTTGCTACTGGGCGGTCTGCATGCGGATTGGGATTTTTCCGAGATCAGCCGCAAGTCACAGGCCCTCTACGGTCCGCTGGGTGCAGGGAAGGCCCGCATTGATGCCTGGCAAAACCTGATGGCAACTCAAAACCAAGGCAGCGAACTGCAGCGCCTGCAAGCGGCCAACGTTTTTTTCAACCAACAGTTACGGTATGTCGAAGACATAGACTTGTGGCATGAGGTGGACTATTGGGCCACTCCCATCCAGGCGCTTATCAAAGGCGCGGGGGACTGCGAAGACTACGCCATCGCCAAGTATTTCAGCCTGCGCCGCATGGGTATTCCAAACGAAAAACTGCGCATCACCTACGTCAAAGCGCTACGGCAAAACCGAGCGCACATGGTGTTGACCTATTATTCAAGCCCACAGGCCCAGCCGCTGGTGCTGGACAGCCTGATGGACGCGATCAAGCCAGCTAGCCAGCGGCCAGACCTGCTGCCTGTGTATGCCTTCAACGGCGAAGGCCTATGGCTGACCGGCGCAGCAGGCAACAAGAAGGTCGGTGACACAAAGCGCCTGTCGCGGTGGCAGGACTTGTTGAAGAAAATGCAGGCCGAAGGGTTCCCGGCCGAACCGGTTTACTGA
- the lapD gene encoding cyclic di-GMP receptor LapD has product MSLFKQLLLAICLFLVVAFSGSFMVSLESSRSQYVNQLRSHAQDAATALALSLTPNIDDPAMVELMVSSIFDSGYYSSIKVVDLASNAVLVERHAEPDPGGVPGWFVHLIGLEPAGGDAIVSRGWQQAARVEVISHPMFAIAKLWQSALGSLGWLLLCGAASAVLGALLLRRQLRPLDYMVEQSHAIARREFLSLPDLPSTPELRRVVQAMNQMVDKLKALFSEQAQRSEQLRAESYQDSLTGLSNRRYFEMQLAARVSNMEEARAGYLLLLRVQGLAGLNARLGGQRTDELLQAVGEQLRRTCASYPETNDLISRSRGGEFAVLAPGMVHEEAVQLAQALEVTLKSLHETGASDVDPVACIGLAPFSPGDSPQALLKLADEALARAENQPTPGWVCLEQGAASVAGDTQHVWHQRLDQAFATGQFELFFQPVVSTRDPQQVLHHKVISRLLDDDGQALPAGRFLPWLERFGWLPRLDLLVLEKVMAHLRSHDQVVALNLSAATLADPKALQRVYELLGQHRALGPRLVFEIGEEQLPEQAKLEQLTRRLHSLGFGLALQRFGGRFSMIGNLAHLGLAYLKIDGSHIRNIDQEQHKRLFIEAIQRAAHSIDLPLIAERVETEGERQVLLDMGVGGIQGQLVGEPAPWR; this is encoded by the coding sequence ATGTCACTGTTCAAACAATTGCTGTTGGCCATTTGCCTGTTCCTGGTCGTCGCGTTCAGCGGCAGCTTCATGGTCAGCCTGGAAAGCTCGCGCAGCCAGTACGTCAATCAGTTGCGCTCGCATGCTCAGGACGCGGCTACCGCGTTGGCCTTGTCATTGACACCGAACATCGACGACCCGGCCATGGTCGAGTTGATGGTCAGCTCGATCTTCGACAGTGGTTACTACTCCAGTATCAAGGTGGTCGATCTGGCCTCCAATGCCGTGCTGGTCGAGCGCCATGCCGAGCCTGACCCGGGCGGAGTGCCTGGTTGGTTCGTGCACCTTATCGGCCTGGAGCCCGCGGGGGGTGACGCCATCGTAAGCCGTGGCTGGCAGCAAGCCGCCAGGGTGGAAGTGATCAGCCACCCGATGTTTGCCATTGCCAAACTCTGGCAGAGCGCCTTGGGCAGCCTGGGCTGGCTGCTGCTTTGCGGGGCGGCGAGTGCGGTATTGGGGGCGCTGCTACTACGCCGCCAACTTCGCCCACTGGATTATATGGTCGAACAATCCCACGCCATTGCCCGTCGAGAATTCCTCAGCTTGCCAGATCTGCCGAGCACGCCGGAATTGCGCCGGGTGGTGCAGGCGATGAACCAGATGGTCGACAAACTCAAGGCGCTGTTCAGCGAGCAGGCCCAGCGAAGCGAGCAATTGCGTGCAGAGTCTTATCAAGACAGCCTGACCGGGCTGTCCAACCGTCGCTACTTCGAAATGCAGCTGGCAGCACGGGTCAGCAACATGGAGGAGGCCCGCGCCGGTTACCTGCTGCTGCTGCGGGTGCAGGGGCTGGCTGGCCTTAATGCGCGCCTGGGCGGCCAGCGCACAGACGAGCTGCTGCAGGCAGTGGGCGAGCAGCTGCGTCGCACCTGCGCAAGCTATCCGGAAACCAACGACCTGATCTCGCGCAGCCGTGGCGGCGAGTTCGCCGTGTTGGCGCCGGGCATGGTTCATGAAGAGGCCGTCCAGCTTGCCCAAGCCCTGGAGGTGACGCTTAAAAGTCTGCACGAAACTGGCGCAAGCGATGTTGACCCGGTGGCCTGCATCGGCCTGGCACCATTCAGCCCAGGCGACTCGCCTCAGGCATTGCTGAAGCTGGCTGACGAAGCGCTGGCGCGGGCCGAAAACCAGCCGACACCCGGCTGGGTGTGCCTGGAGCAGGGCGCTGCGTCGGTTGCGGGAGACACGCAGCATGTGTGGCACCAACGCCTTGACCAGGCGTTCGCCACGGGCCAGTTTGAGCTGTTCTTCCAACCAGTCGTCAGCACCCGCGATCCGCAGCAGGTGCTGCACCACAAAGTCATCTCCCGGCTGCTCGACGACGACGGCCAAGCACTGCCCGCAGGCCGCTTCCTGCCCTGGCTGGAGCGTTTCGGCTGGCTACCGCGTCTGGACTTGCTGGTGCTGGAAAAGGTTATGGCGCACCTGCGCAGTCATGATCAGGTAGTGGCGTTGAACCTGTCTGCCGCTACTTTGGCCGACCCCAAGGCGCTGCAGCGAGTCTACGAGCTTTTGGGCCAGCATCGTGCTTTGGGCCCACGGCTGGTGTTCGAGATCGGTGAAGAACAACTGCCCGAGCAGGCAAAGCTCGAACAGTTGACCAGACGCCTGCACAGCTTGGGCTTCGGCCTGGCGTTACAGCGTTTTGGTGGCCGTTTCAGCATGATCGGCAACCTGGCTCATCTGGGCCTGGCTTACTTGAAGATTGATGGCAGCCATATCCGCAACATCGATCAAGAGCAGCACAAGCGTCTGTTCATCGAAGCTATTCAACGGGCGGCGCACAGCATCGACCTGCCGCTGATTGCGGAGCGGGTCGAAACCGAAGGCGAGCGGCAGGTGCTGCTCGACATGGGCGTTGGCGGGATTCAGGGGCAACTGGTGGGTGAGCCGGCGCCCTGGCGGTGA
- a CDS encoding tryptophan synthase subunit beta: MFYVQRDDQGQLQRVEVAPYAEHTEVLPADHAEILDWFADDVVENSLKQLKQSDLDMIRVLEDLIEVLTAKGVFSITDLPAGAQAKLLNRSTARKALGSLNNLIEEEEHGGLI, translated from the coding sequence ATGTTCTACGTGCAGCGCGACGACCAGGGGCAATTACAGCGGGTGGAGGTTGCCCCGTACGCTGAGCACACCGAAGTTCTGCCGGCTGACCATGCGGAAATTCTCGATTGGTTTGCCGACGATGTCGTCGAAAACAGCCTCAAGCAGCTCAAGCAGAGTGATCTGGACATGATCCGCGTGCTTGAAGATTTGATCGAGGTGCTTACGGCCAAGGGTGTGTTCAGTATCACGGACCTACCGGCGGGAGCTCAGGCCAAGCTGCTCAACCGATCTACAGCGCGCAAGGCACTGGGCAGTTTGAACAACCTGATCGAGGAAGAGGAGCATGGTGGGTTGATCTGA